A single window of Prochlorococcus marinus XMU1410 DNA harbors:
- a CDS encoding polyribonucleotide nucleotidyltransferase gives MEGQNKSITFDGREIRLTTGLYAPQANGSVMIECGDTSLLVTATKTTKKDASDFLPLICDYEEKLYAAGRIPGGFMRREGRPPERATLIARLIDRPMRPLFPSWMRDEIQIVASCLSLDERVPADVLAVTGASIATLIGEIPFYGPMAAVRVGLIGDDFILNPSYREIEKGDLDIVVAGSPDGIVMIEAGANQLSEQDTIEAIDFGYEAVTELIKSQEDLLKDLGIKQIKPSAPEEDKTLPSYLEKNCTKSIELILKKFDLSKEERDLELEKVKVETQDKIESLKDENQLKVLLSENDKLLSSDFKKLTKKLMRSQIINDGKRVDGRDLDEVRKISASAGILPKRVHGSALFQRGLTQVLSTTTLGTPSDAQEMDDLNPSTEKTYLHHYNFPPYSVGETRPMRTPGRREIGHGALAERAIIPVLPGKETFPYVLRVVSEVLSSNGSTSMGSVCGSTLSLLDAGVPLKSPVSGTAMGLIKEGKEVRILTDIQGIEDFLGDMDFKVAGTDKGITALQMDMKITGLPVSIISDAIKKARPARIHILEKMQEAIDKPQESLSPHAPRLLSFRIDPELIGTVIGPGGRTIKGITERTNTKIDIEDGGIVTIASHDGAAAEEAQKIIEGLTRKVHEGEIFSGVVTRIIPIGAFVEILPGKEGMVHISQLSEARVERVEDVVRQGDEVTVRVREIDSRGRINLTLRGVGQNNGMSYPQPTPTPVAPLN, from the coding sequence GTGGAAGGACAAAATAAGTCGATCACGTTTGACGGACGAGAGATACGACTAACTACAGGACTATATGCTCCCCAAGCAAATGGATCAGTAATGATTGAGTGTGGTGACACTTCTCTATTAGTTACAGCGACAAAAACTACAAAAAAAGATGCTTCAGATTTTCTGCCTCTAATATGTGACTATGAGGAGAAACTATATGCTGCTGGTAGGATTCCAGGTGGTTTTATGAGAAGAGAAGGTCGCCCTCCAGAAAGAGCGACCTTAATTGCAAGATTAATTGACAGACCAATGAGGCCACTTTTCCCCTCATGGATGAGAGACGAGATACAGATAGTTGCATCTTGCCTTTCTTTAGATGAAAGGGTCCCAGCAGATGTTTTAGCTGTTACTGGGGCTTCAATAGCAACTTTAATTGGAGAGATACCATTTTATGGACCAATGGCTGCAGTTAGAGTTGGTCTAATTGGGGATGATTTCATCTTAAATCCAAGCTATAGAGAGATAGAGAAAGGAGACTTAGACATTGTTGTTGCGGGTTCACCTGACGGCATTGTAATGATTGAAGCAGGTGCTAACCAATTATCGGAACAAGATACGATAGAAGCTATAGATTTTGGTTATGAAGCGGTTACTGAACTCATTAAATCTCAAGAAGATTTATTAAAAGATTTAGGAATAAAACAGATAAAGCCATCTGCACCTGAAGAAGACAAAACATTGCCCTCTTATTTAGAGAAAAATTGCACAAAATCTATAGAGTTAATTTTAAAGAAATTTGATCTATCAAAAGAGGAGAGAGATCTTGAACTCGAAAAAGTAAAAGTTGAGACTCAAGACAAAATTGAATCTTTGAAAGACGAAAACCAATTAAAGGTTTTATTATCAGAAAATGATAAGTTATTGAGCTCTGACTTTAAAAAACTAACAAAAAAATTAATGAGATCCCAAATCATTAATGATGGTAAAAGAGTTGATGGCCGTGATCTAGATGAAGTTAGAAAAATTTCGGCATCTGCTGGAATCCTTCCAAAAAGGGTTCATGGCTCTGCATTATTCCAAAGAGGTTTAACCCAAGTTTTATCTACAACTACTTTGGGTACGCCTAGTGATGCTCAAGAAATGGATGATCTCAATCCAAGTACCGAAAAAACTTATCTACATCACTACAATTTTCCACCTTATTCAGTGGGAGAAACAAGACCAATGAGAACTCCCGGTAGAAGAGAAATTGGCCATGGAGCTTTAGCTGAGAGAGCAATAATTCCTGTATTGCCTGGGAAAGAAACATTCCCTTATGTTTTAAGAGTAGTTAGCGAAGTTTTAAGCTCGAATGGATCAACTTCAATGGGGTCTGTATGTGGAAGCACACTTTCACTATTAGATGCGGGAGTTCCTTTAAAAAGCCCTGTAAGTGGTACAGCTATGGGTTTAATTAAAGAAGGTAAAGAAGTCCGTATCCTTACAGATATTCAAGGAATTGAAGACTTTCTTGGAGACATGGACTTCAAAGTTGCTGGTACTGATAAAGGAATAACTGCTTTACAAATGGATATGAAAATTACAGGCTTGCCAGTCTCTATTATTTCCGATGCAATTAAAAAAGCTCGACCCGCAAGAATACATATCTTAGAAAAAATGCAAGAGGCTATAGACAAACCTCAAGAATCCTTATCTCCTCATGCTCCAAGACTATTAAGCTTTAGGATTGATCCTGAACTTATAGGAACTGTTATTGGGCCTGGAGGTAGAACTATAAAAGGAATTACTGAAAGAACAAACACAAAAATAGATATAGAAGATGGAGGAATTGTGACTATTGCTTCTCACGACGGAGCTGCTGCAGAAGAAGCTCAAAAAATAATAGAAGGATTAACGCGCAAGGTTCATGAGGGTGAGATCTTCTCTGGTGTCGTAACAAGAATAATTCCAATTGGAGCCTTTGTAGAAATACTTCCTGGGAAAGAGGGTATGGTACACATTTCTCAATTATCTGAAGCAAGGGTTGAGAGAGTGGAAGATGTAGTTAGACAAGGAGATGAAGTAACTGTGAGAGTGAGAGAGATTGATAGCAGAGGAAGAATTAATCTTACTTTGAGAGGTGTAGGACAAAATAATGGGATGTCCTATCCCCAACCAACCCCAACTCCAGTTGCTCCGCTTAATTAA
- a CDS encoding 3'(2'),5'-bisphosphate nucleotidase CysQ, whose translation MIRLPFSVDINNLIDDIRIFSWQAADILLYYSNLLKDSDDKRSILKNNNEDDPVTLADLKVNDLIIRGINEKYKNINWDIISEENAKNSLENFASKNDWIWVLDPLDGTKDFIQGTGNYAMHLALNFRSKPYMGFVLLPDKNQLWIADGEKTWCEKRDGSKQEPILLQKKKLQEMTLVTSKNHGNDVLRNLIQTINFCKVEIMGSIGCKIASLLRGESDIYICLSLPGKSSPKDWDFAAPESILKAAGGEITNLDNQELSYGKNNFNQGGIIVATNNKKTHGNICCEIKKIIERNEIYPL comes from the coding sequence ATGATTAGGTTACCTTTTAGTGTAGATATTAATAATCTTATCGATGATATAAGAATTTTCAGCTGGCAAGCAGCAGATATTTTGCTTTATTACTCAAATTTGTTAAAAGATTCAGATGATAAAAGAAGCATACTCAAAAATAATAATGAAGATGACCCAGTAACCTTGGCGGATCTAAAAGTTAATGATTTGATTATTAGAGGAATTAATGAAAAATATAAAAATATTAACTGGGATATCATAAGTGAGGAAAATGCAAAAAATTCTTTAGAAAATTTTGCTAGTAAGAATGATTGGATCTGGGTTCTTGATCCACTTGATGGAACGAAGGACTTTATTCAAGGAACAGGTAATTATGCAATGCATTTGGCATTGAACTTTAGGAGTAAACCTTATATGGGTTTTGTCTTGTTGCCAGATAAGAATCAATTGTGGATTGCAGATGGAGAAAAAACTTGGTGTGAGAAAAGAGATGGATCAAAACAAGAACCAATTCTCTTGCAAAAAAAGAAACTTCAAGAAATGACTTTAGTAACAAGCAAAAATCATGGAAATGATGTTTTGAGAAATTTAATTCAGACAATTAATTTTTGCAAAGTCGAAATCATGGGAAGCATTGGTTGCAAAATAGCATCCCTCCTTAGAGGAGAGAGTGATATTTATATCTGTCTAAGTTTGCCTGGGAAAAGCTCACCAAAGGATTGGGATTTCGCGGCTCCAGAGTCTATTCTGAAAGCGGCTGGTGGAGAAATAACAAATTTAGATAATCAAGAATTATCTTATGGGAAAAATAATTTTAATCAAGGAGGAATTATAGTCGCAACAAATAATAAAAAAACTCACGGTAATATATGTTGCGAAATAAAGAAAATTATTGAGAGGAACGAGATTTATCCTCTCTAG
- the rsmI gene encoding 16S rRNA (cytidine(1402)-2'-O)-methyltransferase, with translation MQNNYILSHRKAEPENGILYLVGTPIGNLNDISQRSLNILKNVSLVACEDTRQTKKIMNKFNISNKLISFNKYNSSIKIPNLVKDLKEGKSIAIVSDAGMPGICDPGEDIAKTAKSQGIDIVCIPGACAAITALVSSGLPSSSFIFEGFLPRKQKERDKILLEISKSKKTTIIYESPKRLKKLLKELFDFCGGDREIMVARELTKKFEEHIGSNINEVSELFKDKEVVGEITIVIKGINKKEVFNLDKLIIKKELNELINAGLSLSAASKYLAKKNGIKKSEIYNLI, from the coding sequence ATGCAAAATAATTACATATTATCGCATAGAAAAGCTGAACCGGAAAACGGTATTTTATATCTAGTTGGCACCCCAATTGGAAATTTAAATGATATATCTCAAAGATCATTAAATATCCTTAAAAATGTCTCTTTAGTTGCTTGTGAGGATACAAGACAAACAAAAAAAATAATGAACAAGTTTAATATTTCAAATAAACTTATAAGTTTTAATAAATATAATTCTTCTATTAAAATTCCAAATTTAGTAAAAGATCTTAAAGAAGGAAAATCAATCGCGATTGTAAGTGATGCTGGTATGCCGGGGATTTGCGATCCAGGTGAAGATATCGCAAAGACCGCAAAATCTCAAGGGATTGATATAGTTTGCATTCCTGGGGCATGTGCTGCCATAACCGCGCTTGTCTCAAGTGGTTTACCTTCCTCTAGTTTTATATTTGAGGGTTTCCTGCCCAGAAAGCAAAAGGAAAGAGATAAAATTCTTTTAGAAATTAGTAAAAGTAAAAAAACGACCATAATTTATGAGTCTCCAAAAAGGCTAAAAAAATTACTGAAGGAATTATTTGACTTCTGTGGAGGTGATAGAGAAATTATGGTAGCTAGAGAATTAACAAAGAAATTTGAAGAACATATCGGGAGTAATATTAATGAAGTCTCAGAACTATTCAAAGATAAAGAGGTTGTTGGTGAAATAACAATCGTCATAAAAGGCATTAACAAAAAAGAAGTTTTTAATCTCGATAAATTAATCATTAAAAAAGAACTTAATGAATTAATAAATGCTGGTTTAAGCTTATCAGCAGCCTCTAAATACTTAGCAAAGAAAAATGGAATAAAAAAAAGCGAAATTTATAATTTGATTTAA
- a CDS encoding O-antigen ligase family protein yields MTLGLNLLKKIGSIIFLIGIFILPSMLFFGSICLLFAGLIGSFTNNHSYFKDKWNKRFFICGLLIIISTGTHIFKLNNSYGEFLDANLSVAGIFNWLPFFWLFWAIQPYIDSKNKRKKTALFLIAGTFPVLISGFGQYFFNWTGPMETLNGLVIWYQRPLGEDGLTGPFNNQNYAGAWFSLIWPFSIAFAIEKTRSSFKKANAILFLLTIGLAAILTNSRNAWGGIVLALPLVLNISSLYWLLPVIFLLSLGLTISSNDFFTGDLQEKFRSIIPDKIWMEFTQKVDITRLDIFIRSLKISLLEPIFGLGGAAFPVVFEIQNNMWKGHPHNLLLELAISYGYPTTILLLFNISLLLIQSSKFIFNNKSQKDSYAIFEKAWWSSIFIFLISQSVDVQYFDGRISIVCWLLLAGLKSIIDENIQKA; encoded by the coding sequence ATGACTCTAGGTCTTAATTTATTAAAAAAGATAGGCTCGATTATATTTCTTATCGGCATTTTTATTTTGCCATCAATGTTATTTTTTGGATCAATATGCCTTCTTTTTGCTGGATTAATAGGATCTTTTACTAATAACCATAGTTATTTTAAAGATAAATGGAACAAAAGATTTTTTATTTGCGGACTTCTAATAATAATAAGCACGGGCACACACATATTTAAATTAAATAATTCATATGGCGAATTCTTGGATGCTAATTTATCCGTAGCAGGAATTTTTAATTGGCTACCATTTTTTTGGTTATTTTGGGCTATTCAACCTTATATTGATTCAAAAAATAAGAGAAAAAAGACTGCTTTATTTCTCATTGCAGGTACTTTCCCAGTTCTTATAAGTGGTTTTGGTCAGTACTTCTTCAATTGGACAGGTCCAATGGAAACCCTGAATGGACTAGTAATTTGGTATCAAAGGCCATTAGGAGAGGATGGCTTAACTGGGCCTTTTAATAATCAAAATTATGCAGGAGCATGGTTTAGTCTAATTTGGCCATTTTCGATAGCGTTCGCAATCGAAAAAACAAGGAGTTCTTTTAAAAAAGCAAATGCCATTTTATTTTTATTAACTATTGGATTGGCAGCTATCCTTACAAATTCAAGAAATGCATGGGGTGGCATTGTACTCGCTTTGCCTTTAGTTTTAAATATTTCTAGTCTTTATTGGCTATTACCGGTTATATTTTTATTATCTTTAGGGTTAACAATATCATCAAATGATTTCTTTACAGGGGATTTGCAAGAAAAATTTAGATCAATAATTCCCGATAAAATATGGATGGAGTTTACTCAAAAAGTTGACATAACCAGATTAGATATTTTTATCAGAAGTCTTAAAATTAGTTTATTAGAACCAATTTTTGGACTTGGTGGAGCAGCATTTCCTGTGGTTTTCGAAATACAAAATAATATGTGGAAAGGACACCCTCATAATTTGCTTTTGGAATTAGCAATAAGTTATGGATATCCAACAACTATCCTTCTTTTATTCAATATTTCTCTTCTATTGATTCAGTCAAGTAAATTTATATTTAATAACAAATCGCAAAAAGATTCATATGCAATATTTGAAAAAGCATGGTGGTCTTCAATATTTATTTTTTTAATTTCTCAATCAGTGGACGTTCAATATTTTGATGGGAGAATAAGTATAGTTTGCTGGCTTCTGTTAGCAGGATTAAAATCAATTATCGATGAAAATATTCAAAAGGCGTAG
- a CDS encoding sugar transferase, whose protein sequence is MNIRIPWIISRRRKIIAIILDCFISSSLYNFKFFSEFNSYPNRLVTTSFVFFWVIASYILGRYSSVYKLSSAFILKELIKSFLLILVCNLIYLTINWGYPLLFFWDSGNFYNLELRELSNFFIRITLYLASTSFIFQSILKLLTNNIIDQKKSWIFYGSKEKFDQISSEVSFNKKKIILIFLTNIDNLESIPIKNVQGIIIGEFSIKSKEDVDIIFNLKLKGLKVESLSTWFENEFHRIPTHTLDNKFQLIERLKPLEDNFQMRAKRIGDVFVSLILIFITLPLAIIISILIFIEDQGPLFYSQIRTGINGERINILKFRSMKINAEKYGIQWSHKKDQRITKVGKLIRATRLDELPQLLCVLQGSMSLIGPRPERPEIESKLLKELPYYNYRYIIKPGISGWAQVNFPYGASISDTKMKLSFDIYYIKHFSILLDILILFKTIKLVLNAKGSNPIK, encoded by the coding sequence ATGAATATTAGAATACCTTGGATAATAAGTAGAAGAAGAAAAATAATTGCAATAATTCTTGATTGTTTTATTAGCTCATCACTTTATAATTTTAAATTTTTTTCTGAATTTAATTCTTATCCAAACAGATTAGTTACAACAAGTTTTGTATTCTTTTGGGTTATTGCAAGTTATATTTTAGGCAGATATTCAAGTGTTTATAAACTATCATCAGCATTTATTTTAAAAGAGCTAATAAAATCATTTCTTTTAATTTTAGTTTGTAACTTAATTTACTTAACAATAAATTGGGGATATCCTTTGTTATTTTTTTGGGATTCGGGAAACTTTTATAATCTAGAGCTTAGAGAATTAAGCAACTTTTTTATAAGAATTACTCTATATTTAGCATCAACAAGTTTTATTTTTCAATCTATTCTTAAGCTATTGACCAATAATATTATTGATCAAAAAAAAAGCTGGATTTTTTATGGCTCTAAAGAGAAATTTGACCAAATTTCAAGTGAAGTTTCATTTAATAAAAAGAAAATTATCTTAATTTTTTTGACCAATATAGATAATTTAGAGTCAATACCCATTAAAAATGTTCAAGGCATCATAATTGGAGAATTTTCTATAAAAAGCAAAGAAGATGTAGATATTATTTTCAACTTAAAATTAAAAGGCCTAAAGGTTGAAAGTTTGTCAACTTGGTTTGAAAATGAATTTCATAGAATACCAACCCATACCCTTGATAATAAGTTTCAATTAATTGAGAGGTTGAAACCTTTAGAAGATAATTTTCAAATGAGAGCAAAAAGGATAGGAGACGTCTTTGTAAGCTTAATACTAATTTTTATAACTTTGCCATTAGCAATAATTATTAGTATTTTAATTTTTATAGAAGATCAAGGTCCTTTATTTTATAGTCAAATAAGAACAGGTATAAATGGTGAAAGAATTAATATATTGAAATTTAGAAGTATGAAAATAAATGCAGAAAAATATGGAATTCAATGGTCTCACAAAAAGGACCAAAGAATTACCAAAGTTGGAAAATTAATTAGGGCTACAAGATTAGATGAATTACCTCAACTTTTATGCGTACTTCAAGGAAGCATGAGTTTAATTGGCCCAAGACCTGAGAGGCCTGAAATTGAGAGTAAACTACTCAAAGAATTACCATATTATAATTACAGATACATAATAAAACCAGGGATTAGTGGTTGGGCCCAAGTTAACTTCCCTTATGGGGCGAGCATATCAGATACCAAAATGAAACTTAGTTTTGACATATATTACATAAAACACTTTTCAATATTACTTGATATCCTTATTCTTTTTAAAACAATCAAATTAGTTCTAAACGCAAAAGGATCTAATCCAATTAAATAA
- a CDS encoding glycosyltransferase, translating into MKKIRVLHLYKDAYPESTGGVAKFTNNLCKAGNLLGIENTVLAFSKTYKSSYQITIDNYNVIFIPENFSIFSTSFSISAFKKFKELVLKSDIIHYHFPYPFSDILNIFCGGRKPSILTYHSDIVRQKKFMFLYRFLMNSFLNSVDHIVATSPNYLSTSKVLKRFSNKVSVIPIGLSYSDYPELNNKIHSCYKKILPKRFFLFIGYFRYYKGLHIAFNAVKNTKINLVLAGEGEIKKNLLNKIKKENIKNITILDKVSEQEKVSLLNLCTGFIFPSHLRSEAFGIALLEAALFGKPMISCEIGTGTSFVNKDQITGLVVKPNSSIELRNAMQYLLDNEKVSENMGKQAMQRAKEMFNLKDSVMSYLEVYKNLISRYYE; encoded by the coding sequence ATGAAGAAAATTAGAGTTCTACATCTATATAAGGATGCTTATCCTGAAAGTACTGGTGGGGTTGCAAAATTTACGAATAATTTATGTAAGGCTGGCAATTTATTAGGAATAGAAAATACTGTACTAGCATTTAGTAAAACGTATAAAAGTAGTTATCAAATAACAATTGATAATTATAATGTTATTTTTATCCCCGAAAACTTTTCAATATTTTCGACAAGTTTTTCAATTAGTGCTTTTAAGAAATTCAAAGAATTAGTTTTAAAGTCAGATATAATCCATTATCATTTCCCTTATCCTTTTAGTGATATTTTAAATATATTTTGTGGAGGAAGAAAACCCTCAATTCTTACTTATCATTCTGATATTGTAAGGCAAAAAAAATTTATGTTTTTATATAGATTTTTGATGAATTCATTCTTAAATTCAGTCGATCATATAGTAGCAACTTCACCAAATTATTTATCAACTAGTAAAGTCCTTAAAAGGTTTTCTAATAAGGTTAGTGTTATTCCAATAGGATTATCTTATAGTGATTATCCAGAATTAAATAATAAAATACATAGCTGTTATAAAAAGATATTGCCCAAGAGGTTTTTTCTTTTTATAGGATATTTTAGATATTACAAGGGTCTGCACATAGCATTTAATGCTGTTAAAAATACGAAAATAAATTTGGTATTAGCTGGTGAGGGTGAAATTAAAAAAAATCTCTTGAATAAGATTAAAAAAGAAAATATTAAGAATATTACTATCTTAGATAAAGTTTCAGAACAGGAAAAAGTATCTTTGTTAAATTTATGCACAGGTTTTATTTTTCCATCACATTTAAGATCTGAGGCATTCGGAATCGCATTATTAGAGGCGGCCCTATTTGGTAAACCAATGATTTCATGCGAAATTGGAACTGGAACATCTTTTGTAAATAAGGATCAAATTACAGGATTAGTTGTAAAACCAAACTCATCAATTGAGTTACGAAATGCTATGCAATATTTATTGGATAATGAAAAAGTATCTGAAAATATGGGAAAGCAAGCGATGCAAAGAGCAAAAGAAATGTTTAACTTGAAAGACAGTGTAATGAGTTATTTAGAGGTATATAAGAATTTAATTTCTAGATATTATGAATAG
- a CDS encoding mannose-1-phosphate guanylyltransferase/mannose-6-phosphate isomerase — protein MNAQPNLKILPIILSGGVGTRIWPLSRESFPKQFWNLHDENGLSLLQKTIERLKPLEDLLDPIIICNEEHRFLVAEQCRKININPSRIILEPFGKGTAPAILAAALSTLNELEDVNLLVLSSDHVITNEDQFLKAIKFARNQSEKGNIVTFGVVPNRPEVGYGYIKVDRLSFPDNLQSQKIEKFIEKPSLNKAKEFLLEGKYLWNSGIFMFKSSTIISESEKYFNSNLEILRAAIENSKKDMDFLRIDKNNFMKCENISIDIALIEKTLLAVVVPLDSGWSDIGNWFSLWQSSKKDKNNNATKGRVVSKDNKNCLIRSEHRLIVAMGLKDIVVVETDDVVLVSDIKQSQEIKKIVNDLKNDGVSETQSHSEVYRPWGNYRSMLEGERWQVKIIRVKPGASLSLQMHHHRAEHWIVVKGTADVEINEKNILLTENQSIHIPLGSKHRLSNPGKLTLEMIEVQSGPYLDEDDIIRFNDKYGRK, from the coding sequence ATGAATGCCCAACCTAATTTAAAAATACTACCAATTATTCTATCAGGTGGAGTTGGGACGAGAATTTGGCCGTTATCAAGAGAAAGTTTCCCTAAACAGTTCTGGAACTTACATGATGAAAATGGATTATCACTTCTTCAGAAAACTATTGAAAGACTAAAGCCATTAGAAGATTTATTAGACCCAATCATTATATGTAATGAAGAACATAGATTTTTAGTGGCTGAGCAATGTAGAAAAATTAATATAAATCCAAGTCGAATTATTCTTGAACCTTTTGGAAAGGGAACAGCGCCGGCAATTTTAGCAGCAGCTTTGAGCACATTAAATGAGTTGGAGGATGTTAATTTATTGGTTTTATCTTCAGATCATGTGATTACAAATGAAGATCAATTTTTGAAAGCAATTAAATTTGCAAGAAATCAGTCAGAGAAGGGAAATATTGTTACTTTTGGAGTTGTCCCTAACAGGCCAGAGGTGGGCTACGGTTATATAAAAGTTGATCGATTATCTTTCCCTGATAATTTGCAATCCCAAAAAATTGAAAAATTCATTGAAAAACCTAGTTTGAATAAAGCAAAAGAATTTCTTTTAGAAGGTAAATATTTATGGAATAGTGGTATTTTTATGTTTAAAAGTTCAACCATCATTAGTGAATCTGAGAAATATTTCAATTCAAATTTAGAAATTTTGAGAGCTGCCATAGAGAATAGTAAAAAAGATATGGATTTTTTAAGAATAGATAAAAATAATTTTATGAAATGTGAGAATATATCAATTGATATTGCTTTGATAGAGAAAACATTATTAGCTGTTGTTGTGCCTCTTGATAGTGGATGGAGTGATATTGGTAATTGGTTTTCATTATGGCAAAGTTCTAAAAAAGACAAAAATAATAATGCTACTAAAGGTAGAGTCGTATCAAAAGATAATAAGAATTGTTTGATAAGAAGTGAGCATAGGTTAATAGTTGCTATGGGTTTAAAAGATATTGTTGTTGTTGAAACAGACGATGTTGTATTGGTTTCCGATATAAAACAGTCACAAGAAATTAAAAAAATCGTAAATGATTTAAAAAATGATGGGGTTTCTGAAACTCAATCACATAGTGAAGTTTATAGGCCATGGGGAAACTATAGATCTATGTTAGAGGGTGAAAGATGGCAGGTTAAAATTATAAGAGTAAAGCCAGGAGCATCTTTGTCACTTCAAATGCATCATCATAGAGCGGAACATTGGATTGTAGTTAAAGGCACTGCAGATGTTGAGATTAACGAAAAAAATATTTTATTAACTGAGAATCAAAGTATTCATATCCCTTTAGGTAGTAAGCATAGATTATCAAATCCAGGGAAACTTACTTTAGAAATGATTGAAGTACAAAGCGGACCTTACTTAGATGAAGATGATATTATTAGATTTAATGACAAATATGGACGTAAATAA
- a CDS encoding glycosyltransferase family 4 protein produces the protein MKNEKVFFNTSFLGKKPTGIGNFIKEISKRFNSKQILFNQKNEKLIFDIPNKLTAEFGIYGHIRRLIWTQLFLPKLLKKSKINYLFSPIPEAPLGNKIKTIIFVHDLIPLLFPELNFATLYYKFWLPKILNNSDLILCNSIATSNQINKIIGIDLNKIKVIPLGVKQKLNFERKNKTNYNFLILGRHARHKNIEAAIEALSLIKNNKNIDTKTRKKIKLLIIGPQKKGYTLDLIRLSQKLKINKDCEWINWIEDEEKEKYLKESLSLIIPSYWEGFGLTALEAMSFGTPIIASNRGSLPEVIADCGIYIDPNKVKTISKAMEKIILERSLYKKLSYKSKKRAEIYTWEKTTHLLQKTIENHINH, from the coding sequence ATGAAAAATGAAAAAGTTTTTTTTAATACATCATTTTTGGGTAAAAAACCAACTGGCATAGGAAATTTTATTAAAGAGATATCTAAACGTTTTAATTCTAAACAAATTTTATTCAATCAAAAAAATGAAAAATTAATCTTTGATATTCCCAATAAATTAACTGCAGAATTTGGAATTTATGGTCACATAAGAAGACTTATTTGGACACAACTTTTTCTCCCAAAACTTTTAAAAAAAAGCAAAATTAATTATCTTTTTTCCCCAATACCAGAGGCACCTTTAGGAAACAAAATTAAAACAATAATTTTTGTTCATGATTTGATTCCTTTATTATTTCCAGAATTAAATTTCGCTACTTTATATTATAAATTTTGGCTTCCAAAAATATTAAATAATAGCGATTTAATACTTTGCAATTCAATAGCGACTTCAAACCAAATTAATAAAATAATTGGTATCGACCTAAATAAAATAAAAGTTATTCCTTTAGGAGTAAAACAAAAGTTAAATTTTGAGAGAAAAAATAAAACTAATTACAATTTTCTAATTTTAGGGAGACATGCAAGACACAAAAATATAGAGGCCGCTATTGAGGCACTGAGTTTAATTAAAAATAATAAAAACATAGATACTAAAACAAGAAAAAAAATTAAATTATTAATAATTGGTCCTCAAAAAAAAGGATATACATTAGACCTTATTAGATTATCGCAGAAGTTAAAAATTAATAAAGATTGTGAATGGATAAATTGGATAGAAGATGAAGAAAAAGAAAAATATCTAAAAGAATCTTTAAGCCTTATAATACCAAGTTATTGGGAGGGCTTTGGATTGACAGCATTAGAAGCAATGTCATTTGGTACACCGATTATTGCTTCAAACCGAGGATCTTTACCTGAAGTAATTGCTGATTGTGGTATTTATATAGATCCAAATAAAGTGAAGACGATAAGCAAAGCAATGGAAAAAATCATTTTAGAAAGATCCCTTTATAAAAAGTTATCTTATAAGTCTAAAAAAAGAGCCGAAATATATACATGGGAAAAGACAACACACCTATTACAAAAGACCATTGAAAATCATATTAATCATTGA